Proteins encoded within one genomic window of Couchioplanes caeruleus:
- a CDS encoding response regulator transcription factor has product MRVLVVEDERNLCDAIARGLRRKGMAVDVAYDGTSGHEMAYVTRYDVVVLDRDLPGMHGDEICAALVESGALTRVLMLTASGTVADRVEGLQLGADDYLPKPFAFDELVARVQALGRRATPAAPPVLTVGDLVLDQTRRVVTRGGAPIELTNKEFGVLEELLKARGGVVSSEELLERVWDANTDPFTTTVRVTVMTLRKKVGDPPLIETVVGAGYRVPDPVVVAPAGGPA; this is encoded by the coding sequence GTGCGCGTGCTGGTGGTGGAAGACGAGCGGAACCTCTGCGATGCGATCGCGCGAGGGCTGCGGCGCAAGGGCATGGCGGTCGACGTCGCCTATGACGGCACGAGCGGCCACGAGATGGCGTACGTGACGCGCTACGACGTCGTGGTGCTCGACCGGGACCTGCCCGGCATGCACGGCGACGAGATCTGCGCGGCGCTGGTCGAGTCCGGCGCGCTGACCCGGGTGCTGATGCTCACCGCCAGCGGCACCGTCGCCGACCGGGTGGAGGGCCTCCAACTCGGCGCCGACGACTACCTGCCCAAGCCGTTCGCCTTCGACGAGCTGGTCGCCCGGGTCCAGGCGCTCGGCCGGCGCGCCACGCCGGCGGCGCCGCCGGTGCTGACGGTCGGCGACCTCGTCCTCGACCAGACCCGCCGGGTGGTCACCCGCGGCGGCGCCCCGATCGAGCTCACCAACAAGGAGTTCGGCGTCCTCGAGGAGCTGCTCAAGGCCCGCGGCGGGGTGGTATCCAGCGAGGAGCTGCTGGAACGGGTCTGGGATGCCAACACCGACCCGTTCACGACGACCGTACGGGTCACGGTCATGACCCTGCGCAAGAAGGTCGGCGACCCGCCGCTGATCGAGACGGTGGTCGGAGCCGGATACCGCGTTCCCGATCCCGTCGTGGTGGCCCCCGCGGGCGGCCCGGCGTGA
- a CDS encoding sensor histidine kinase: MRLRPTLRLRLTLLNGILLVGAGGILVLLAWLLVGAVNPKDKLQPGSNVTLADGSRLDALTWQTSFVDTASRELLVKGLLALFAIGIIGIAGAYAVAGRALRPLHHVTATARRLGEETLDQRIRYSGADDEVAELARTFDAMLDRLACAFESQKRFVANASHELRTPLAVMRTEIDVTLSDDEADVAEYRRMAKVVRNASERANGLVDALLVLARSEAQSGRRLVRKVPADLATSVYNALSAVKAEAERMKLDVTTDLEAANVVGDPSLLDRLAGNLIENAIRYNHLLGKLWLRTGNVDGQAQLVVGNTGFEVDPADVPGLFEPFRRGGWERTGSRGSGLGLSIVRAVCDAHGGTVSAVAQPGGGLEVTVSLPAADTTPVVAASAAVRRTKGLGIAPG, from the coding sequence ATGCGCCTGCGCCCGACGCTCCGACTCCGACTCACCCTGCTCAACGGCATCCTGCTCGTCGGCGCCGGCGGGATCCTGGTCCTGCTCGCCTGGCTGCTCGTCGGCGCGGTGAACCCGAAGGACAAGCTCCAGCCCGGCAGCAATGTCACCCTCGCCGACGGCAGTCGCCTCGACGCGCTCACGTGGCAGACCTCCTTCGTCGACACCGCCTCGCGGGAGCTTCTCGTCAAGGGCCTGCTGGCGCTCTTCGCCATCGGCATCATCGGCATCGCGGGGGCGTACGCCGTGGCCGGGCGTGCGCTGCGCCCGCTGCACCACGTGACGGCGACCGCCCGCCGGCTCGGCGAGGAGACGCTCGACCAGCGGATCCGCTACTCCGGCGCGGACGACGAGGTAGCCGAGCTGGCCCGCACCTTCGACGCGATGCTCGACCGGCTCGCCTGCGCCTTCGAGTCCCAGAAACGCTTCGTGGCGAACGCCTCGCACGAGCTGCGGACGCCGCTGGCGGTCATGCGTACGGAGATCGACGTGACCCTCAGCGACGACGAGGCGGACGTGGCCGAGTACCGCCGCATGGCCAAGGTGGTTCGCAACGCCTCCGAGCGCGCCAACGGGCTGGTCGACGCGCTGCTGGTGCTGGCCCGCAGCGAGGCCCAGTCGGGCCGCCGCCTGGTCCGCAAGGTCCCGGCCGACCTGGCGACGAGCGTCTACAACGCGCTGTCCGCGGTGAAGGCGGAGGCGGAGCGGATGAAGCTCGACGTGACGACCGACCTCGAGGCGGCCAACGTGGTGGGCGACCCCAGCCTGCTGGACCGGCTCGCGGGCAACCTCATCGAGAACGCGATCCGCTACAACCACCTGCTGGGCAAGCTCTGGCTGCGCACCGGCAACGTGGACGGGCAGGCGCAGCTCGTCGTCGGCAACACCGGTTTCGAGGTGGACCCGGCGGACGTGCCGGGGCTGTTCGAGCCGTTCCGCCGGGGCGGGTGGGAACGCACCGGGTCCCGTGGGTCGGGCCTGGGCCTGTCCATCGTCCGCGCGGTCTGCGACGCCCACGGCGGGACGGTGTCGGCCGTCGCGCAGCCCGGCGGAGGGCTGGAGGTGACGGTGAGCCTGCCGGCGGCCGACACGACCCCGGTGGTCGCCGCGTCAGCCGCCGTACGGCGCACCAAGGGCCTCGGCATCGCCCCGGGCTGA
- a CDS encoding PQQ-binding-like beta-propeller repeat protein — translation MAAETFGGATVVIDLGLSRGEPDEYASPRRATVPRWFPAVLIAVIVLLGSAASAAPPPPALSPVLSVRIGPADPYTLTAGGDLLAQSLGTLAAYDLGDGRMRWEAGSEAPSYRLRIGGGLVLLRPYAGSGRVDRGTTAVSLADGSARWRRSGSVVTVAGSDTLLAVTTVRSYSGPGRRVQGAVEAVEPATGRTRWGVTVPSTAVLLGLPGAAGRPARMLLVHDNRTAAVHDLATGAMLTHAELPAADYGPDNPVVAGGLLLLRHPATDGRAVTAFDPDLRRRWTRPAGSAYGVVPCGELACLAEADGVRAVDPADGAEAWFRPGWRGVEQRGGLVIASGSAAGETDLVGIVDPATGRVLTDLRGWRLVSGTGGDHLLVTRSTGAGARTMVAVVTPGEARPRLLSDLPDGTGDCQAGPGRLVCRSTSGELKIWAYERRG, via the coding sequence ATGGCGGCGGAGACGTTCGGCGGTGCGACGGTAGTCATCGACCTGGGCCTGTCCCGCGGCGAGCCCGACGAGTACGCCTCCCCGCGGCGAGCGACCGTGCCCCGATGGTTTCCGGCCGTGCTCATCGCGGTGATCGTGCTGCTCGGATCCGCCGCGTCCGCCGCGCCCCCACCACCGGCCCTGTCACCCGTGCTTTCGGTGCGGATCGGGCCGGCGGACCCGTACACGCTGACCGCCGGGGGCGACCTGCTCGCCCAGAGCCTGGGCACGCTGGCCGCGTACGACCTCGGGGACGGGCGGATGCGCTGGGAGGCCGGCTCAGAGGCGCCCAGCTACCGGCTGCGGATCGGCGGCGGGCTGGTGCTGCTCCGCCCGTACGCCGGCTCCGGCCGGGTCGATCGCGGCACCACCGCGGTGTCGCTGGCCGACGGTTCGGCGCGCTGGCGGCGCTCCGGCAGCGTGGTCACCGTCGCCGGCTCCGACACCCTGCTCGCCGTCACCACCGTGCGTAGCTACTCCGGGCCCGGCCGGCGTGTCCAGGGCGCCGTCGAGGCGGTCGAGCCGGCCACCGGCCGTACCCGCTGGGGGGTCACCGTCCCGTCGACGGCCGTACTGCTCGGACTGCCCGGCGCGGCCGGTCGGCCGGCGCGGATGCTGCTCGTGCACGACAACCGCACCGCCGCGGTCCACGACCTCGCCACCGGCGCGATGCTGACCCACGCCGAGCTGCCGGCAGCCGACTACGGCCCCGACAACCCGGTCGTCGCCGGTGGTCTCCTGCTGCTGCGGCATCCGGCGACGGACGGTCGCGCGGTCACCGCGTTCGACCCCGACCTGCGGCGGCGCTGGACCCGGCCGGCCGGCTCCGCCTACGGCGTCGTTCCCTGCGGGGAGCTGGCGTGCCTCGCCGAGGCCGACGGCGTGCGCGCGGTCGACCCGGCCGACGGCGCCGAGGCGTGGTTCCGCCCCGGCTGGCGCGGCGTCGAGCAGCGCGGCGGCCTGGTCATCGCCTCCGGCTCGGCGGCCGGCGAGACCGACCTCGTCGGCATCGTCGACCCCGCCACCGGTCGGGTGCTCACCGATCTGCGCGGTTGGCGGCTGGTCTCCGGTACGGGCGGCGACCATCTGCTCGTCACACGGAGCACCGGGGCGGGTGCCCGTACCATGGTCGCGGTCGTCACCCCCGGTGAGGCCCGGCCGCGGCTGCTGTCCGACCTGCCGGACGGCACCGGGGACTGCCAGGCCGGACCCGGCCGGCTGGTCTGCCGGTCCACCTCCGGCGAGCTGAAGATCTGGGCGTACGAACGAAGGGGCTGA
- a CDS encoding PQQ-binding-like beta-propeller repeat protein, with protein sequence MALIELGAETPAQPEGTTPPPAYVYRRLGLLLAAVLALALGGAAPATAGMWRHLGDVPLARATDYLVSGGRVYVLDAADDQAPRIAAWATDPVRQLWNVPGPPGDEAEPYFLSAVSDGVVLLRSGRTTAFLDAETGAPRWRSPTLVQPLGDRTGLVQEERFRPGTEYDPDSGAPGPLYGTTGEVLHTEPALSTSLSRVDLATGRRHWTVSEPGSISATATGGPHGEIVVLSAGRLAVRASATGAVLREREMPRANDDKPSWFELGGEVVLVHHGAFGERGHVTAYAWDTLAPLWQHDQPEAQGNAASCSGLPCRHTGTGLVVLDPGTGATLWEAGSEADLLAFGAGTVLHLESRARLLRTLDRRTGRPEIDLTPWGGSVPLPDGDAYLLTRQEPDGATVVGLLRAGAATVRQLGRLTGGVDRCRADATHVGCEVPGGVAIYRFGP encoded by the coding sequence GTGGCGCTGATCGAGCTGGGCGCCGAGACACCGGCTCAGCCCGAGGGGACCACCCCGCCCCCCGCGTACGTCTACCGCCGCCTGGGTCTGCTCCTCGCCGCGGTCCTCGCCCTGGCCCTCGGCGGCGCCGCCCCGGCCACGGCCGGGATGTGGCGGCATCTCGGCGACGTGCCGCTGGCCCGCGCCACGGACTACCTGGTCTCCGGCGGCCGCGTCTACGTGCTCGACGCCGCCGACGACCAGGCGCCCCGGATCGCCGCCTGGGCCACCGATCCGGTACGGCAGTTGTGGAACGTGCCCGGACCGCCCGGCGACGAGGCCGAGCCGTACTTCCTCAGCGCCGTGTCGGACGGTGTGGTCCTGCTCCGCAGCGGCCGGACCACCGCCTTCCTCGACGCCGAGACCGGTGCGCCGCGCTGGCGTTCGCCCACCCTGGTGCAGCCGCTCGGCGACCGCACCGGCCTGGTCCAGGAGGAACGGTTCCGGCCCGGCACCGAATACGATCCGGACTCCGGCGCGCCCGGCCCGTTGTACGGCACGACCGGCGAGGTCCTGCACACCGAGCCCGCGCTCAGCACCTCTCTGTCCCGCGTCGACCTCGCCACCGGCCGCCGCCACTGGACCGTCTCGGAGCCGGGCTCGATCTCGGCGACGGCGACCGGCGGCCCGCACGGGGAGATCGTGGTGCTCTCCGCCGGTCGCCTCGCGGTGCGCGCGTCCGCGACCGGCGCCGTGCTGCGCGAACGCGAGATGCCACGGGCGAACGACGACAAGCCGAGCTGGTTCGAGCTCGGCGGCGAGGTCGTGCTGGTCCACCACGGTGCCTTCGGCGAGCGGGGCCACGTCACCGCGTATGCGTGGGACACCCTTGCCCCGCTCTGGCAGCACGACCAGCCGGAGGCCCAGGGCAACGCGGCGTCCTGCTCCGGACTGCCCTGCCGGCACACCGGCACAGGCCTGGTGGTCCTGGACCCCGGCACGGGTGCCACCCTCTGGGAGGCCGGCTCCGAGGCCGACCTCCTCGCCTTCGGCGCCGGGACGGTGCTGCATCTCGAGTCCCGGGCTCGTCTGCTGCGGACGCTCGACCGGCGCACCGGGCGGCCGGAGATCGACCTGACGCCGTGGGGCGGCTCCGTGCCCCTGCCGGACGGCGACGCGTACCTGCTGACCAGGCAGGAACCGGACGGGGCCACCGTCGTGGGTCTGTTGCGGGCCGGGGCCGCGACGGTCCGGCAGCTCGGCCGCCTCACCGGCGGCGTCGATCGATGCCGCGCCGACGCCACTCACGTCGGCTGCGAGGTGCCCGGAGGCGTGGCGATCTACCGCTTCGGACCGTAG